Proteins from a single region of Candidatus Puniceispirillum marinum IMCC1322:
- a CDS encoding SRPBCC family protein: MIHVDYSTIIPAPIASVWSIVADFNGLPNWHPAATESYIEDGKHNGEVGCIRNFALSDGSGRVRETLLAISQIDHSLTYDMLDAPLPFIDYVAIMSFQAITDRDETFARWVADFKAGDGRDDHWQAFVRDEVFAGGFKALEKAIRS, translated from the coding sequence ATGATCCATGTAGATTATTCAACCATCATTCCGGCACCCATAGCGTCGGTATGGTCCATCGTTGCCGACTTTAACGGCTTGCCAAACTGGCACCCCGCCGCAACAGAAAGCTATATCGAAGACGGTAAACATAATGGTGAAGTTGGCTGTATACGCAATTTTGCCCTGTCTGACGGGTCGGGGCGCGTACGCGAAACCCTGCTTGCTATCTCACAAATTGACCACAGTCTAACCTATGACATGCTGGATGCGCCTTTGCCCTTTATTGACTATGTCGCTATCATGTCATTTCAGGCCATCACCGACCGCGACGAAACATTTGCGCGTTGGGTGGCCGATTTTAAGGCTGGCGACGGCCGCGATGATCACTGGCAGGCTTTTGTGCGTGATGAGGTGTTCGCCGGCGGTTTCAAGGCTTTGGAAAAGGCCATTCGGTCTTAA
- a CDS encoding LamG-like jellyroll fold domain-containing protein gives MMKQDAGRGLIWTLLAIGLAACSDRSVYDNKKTDTHGYDDDQSQIQNSDDPIRVADGPIEGALVYGRRADGSYSSSPLGKTNSKGEFTPTSAQRAEFVGYKFDLTNARDVNSGKVYDKGEQLETLDDGDIATPLTTLIRAARKIAETDDDNTTTAENATEQVIQGLFGSETDVTLKQIQDFEIYRVGDRDNEIVKKAVQVMATITKKMDESGGASSEAVNIVNNMAMAAQKVGASKGQAREDAETELGLISENDPVIQVLLNKVPTGGVTITGTLRAGERLTADFSALRDADGIPDQDSSGGLSADDLTFQWKKDGVDIAGARGESYVLAADDVGGQITVKVSWRDAGGTDESVTSTPTAAITAANQAPTGGVTITGTLRAGERLTADFSALRDRDGIPDQDSSGDLSADDLTFQWKKGGVDIAGARGASYVLAADDVGGQITVKVSWRDAGGTDESVTSTPTTAITAANQVPTGGVTITGTLRAGERLTADFSALRDADGIPDQDSSGGLSADDLTFQWKKDGVDIAGARGASYELTADDVGGQITVKVSWRDAGGTDESVTSTPTTAITAANQAPTGGVTITGTLRAGERLTADFSALRDADGIPDQDSSGGLSADDLTFQWKKDGVDIAGARGESYVLAADDVGGQITVKVSWRDAGGTDESVTSTPTTAITAANQAPTGGVTITGTLRAGERLTADFSALQDRDGIPDQDSSGGLSADDLTFQWKKDGVDIAGARGASYELTADDVGGQITVKVSWRDAGGTDESVTSTPTTAITAANQAPTGGVTITGTLRAGERLTADFSALRDADGIPDQDSSGGLSADDLTFQWKKDGVDIAGARGASYELTADDVGGQITVKVSWRDAGGTDESVTSTPTTAITAANQAPTGGVTITGTLRAGERLTADFSALQDRDGIPDQDSSGGLSADDLTFQWKKGGVDIAGARGASYVLAADDVGGQITVKVSWRDAGGTDESVTSTPTTAITAANQVPTGGVTITGTLRAGERLTADFSALQDRDGIPDQDSSGDLSADDLTFQWKKDGVDIAGARGASYELTADDVGGQITVKVSWRDAGGTDESVTSTPTAAITAAAEPSTPPANTGPTILLYMTETPVLRHTQSEAADTGFIVSTTDPDEGDEVTLLVSDERFEIVNGSLRIKANQTFDFANEPIIRVTITATDRSGTPDRQVVYVMAPEETLPSPALYTKERDVTVPDLAISGDFTIEGWMYFTTRGNAISDRTDGMFRGVTASGEKITLNFLDNKARLFIGANAMNHLKATADVKGQPPVYNPENDYVVSKKVVAVSQWLHFALVRENGALRLYQDGELVSEVLTTKMWSADFTLKQIAKGWTNDSGLNGQMDEFRVWNMARTETDIQDNMRSRVDPSDVDLLRYYKFDKPGVIKDSITHGTPAADVTLPTRDEDLKIGGSNDAEILNPIEIDNQGFEAPIQIGLVDDEIPLDKWVFTGESGTFMPPADDLNNGAPEGHNVAYINGRGEISQTLSTLLTRADGVRYLDYVLKLTLGDSSADIGDAASWEVALYAGDTLIGRLTSQDVRLSSGTVSEAVLVVDAARLYKLSLHKAVYGQKLKIVLRDSGDSEGWIRFDDVQLYSRASNFTPRLDDSDGDGIPKIPKLSIGDSIMLDFQAAAKAIGDNPAPVTSQWDPDGVNGPNGNVWNPFTIGPGHTYGSTWTAKKIEGDGIRVANLKTSHGIVTKVGLKITGKIGAYNSGSNPRPNPNHIDSLILDHHYFDLKGFKAYGDKRVAPDGAEITGKETHSTPWIPGSQWVPTNNNWGARGPVTYSYTNLQPGIYSLEFFINSTAHAPPREYMVNINGETEAGGTTLKWVTVTSEVTNPAHGRGAADADNRITVNNVEVGQDGQLTLRYKGPNDAQGSDPSPAGIILTYTGRPETPSGQTPEQVEDARAAEADITDIPPESRFSSELVIPALDGATDLEFLPSNMPGKEHLQNSLLVVTLGGKVLKYGNPSAGDIAVQTVLEIPSANILTKSGERGLFAIEIDPSFNQNGFFYLMYTKAVGNGKHLTTVSRFTYSETEERTPDSASILSSETVLWQEHDPNFVDNYAHQGGGLAIGWSPSDGRAKPEILTADDRQHFKIFITTGEEFQEKNSRNLGHSDGKTHRINLDGSIPSDNPYYDADVAGKYDISNPASAIARTTSGTVTYAISDGADKDKFDINVNTGVVTFKTNSDFDSRADADQDNIYVIKVRATIVDGSYTESIEQTVSIKLSKSVVKPPSFENSDPVIVPVLEGTTDTDYTASHLSEILEKRLMTIWSYGLRNPWRAWFDDETGMLFIGEVGGNNNNAGKSTEDIHIAYKNADHGWIGDGSETTFNKNDGGTPLYLYSHFNGPGRDGNILNGPAGASITGGVVYRYKGDGEFKFPDEYQGRYMYGDWIRTVIHSLKLEPVASPVAGGHKMKVAEIKGDQFMTNMAGRPLAMTVGPDGALYVITTHQVGGIFDFTSRIFRVVFGNNLPLTGTGIVIGEEQKESDTAPHTVTFTADVEDPDGADSQLRYKWYFDHGGDNSLVAEGRQVTYTYTSLGVYDVLLEVTDFRGKVTRFETRKIKIGKRPEVSFSEIKEEGLETNIQPDDSTYRFKAGHEVRLKATAIDPDLPIGNQSLDSSDIRWSSQLKHNEHSHPGGDGVMDKDGYIIFFIPNTGHGYPGPTYYRVTPSIRDGSGMTGYNPYNLKVKKTTLELVAPGDDYQFLRLKSPDNPSSGSHRFSDVAVGFLDVFVAQPFYIDGLTRRVFSHWKINGVDERQKNNPVLLYQIPDQANLSLEPIYVLANSDRYYLRLDGTTPVSLGNQPIELSGDFTIEMQVSIDEPLNNNDSLLFGTITDGGAPKTFDMNFYQQLFRIYDGINHAVVTQKVEANTWFHIALVRQNDTITVYLDGVPINATGRLSWVGNVTVTHIGKSISSSQDFMGKMDNIRFWNTARSQQQINENKERDVEADENGLLRKYSFDSDSSRIVDDTNNSRPLPLFSDGSISIDPPRGGSNVFKYFHFDGTRGIDIPDWQVAADQDFTMETWVRVSTPLSPVDGVFWGFKDDSNTNLAVLINARWWRFRDLEYAETNHGDIVSAGKPFEKNQWVHIALTRESGVLKQYINGEYSVWSNLQNNSWTDAFTITDIGKGFYNGFFEGDLYNIRFWNTARNANQIKQNKHRELENEDGLARQYRFDKANHRIIDVTENENSENRAISLPRDEKETASSPHIGLVRSNGEPLTTAENRPPVPVPDFKAVPHDTPALIGVTGNDADDKTLAKNLILLDYHRIEIISDDRTPAQKESGTNVGNVTIDTANKNVTFTPQNNFHGKVKIFYKITDADGAEAEGYIMIRVGAPPPDQDSSPGEDAHNSGSSELLPSVSPLVEMQFSMQDMALQDMALDVM, from the coding sequence ATGATGAAGCAGGATGCTGGCAGAGGCCTCATCTGGACATTATTGGCGATCGGGTTGGCGGCTTGTTCCGACAGATCAGTTTATGATAATAAAAAAACTGATACGCATGGCTATGACGATGATCAATCCCAGATTCAGAATAGCGATGATCCTATCAGAGTGGCTGACGGGCCCATAGAAGGGGCGCTTGTCTATGGGCGACGGGCAGACGGGAGCTATAGCTCGTCACCACTTGGAAAAACCAATTCCAAAGGTGAGTTCACCCCTACATCTGCACAACGTGCCGAATTTGTCGGTTATAAATTTGATCTGACAAATGCACGTGATGTGAATAGCGGAAAAGTATATGACAAGGGTGAACAATTAGAAACGCTGGATGATGGCGACATCGCAACGCCCCTGACCACATTGATACGGGCTGCGCGAAAGATCGCTGAAACCGATGATGACAACACGACCACTGCTGAGAATGCGACAGAGCAAGTCATCCAAGGTCTTTTCGGTTCTGAGACAGATGTAACACTCAAACAGATTCAAGATTTTGAGATTTATCGTGTTGGTGACCGGGATAATGAGATCGTCAAAAAGGCGGTACAGGTGATGGCCACGATCACCAAGAAAATGGATGAATCGGGTGGTGCTTCAAGCGAAGCGGTGAATATCGTCAACAATATGGCTATGGCCGCGCAGAAAGTTGGTGCCAGCAAAGGCCAAGCGCGTGAGGACGCAGAGACCGAGCTCGGGCTTATTTCAGAAAATGATCCGGTCATTCAAGTTTTACTTAATAAGGTCCCAACCGGCGGGGTAACCATTACCGGCACGCTGAGGGCTGGAGAGAGGCTGACGGCCGATTTTAGTGCGCTTCGGGATGCTGACGGGATACCGGACCAGGATAGTAGTGGCGGTCTGAGCGCGGATGATCTGACCTTTCAATGGAAGAAGGATGGCGTCGATATTGCCGGTGCGAGAGGTGAAAGCTATGTGCTGGCGGCTGATGATGTTGGCGGGCAGATAACGGTAAAGGTATCCTGGCGGGATGCTGGTGGGACCGATGAGAGCGTGACCTCAACACCGACCGCGGCTATCACCGCAGCTAATCAAGCCCCAACCGGCGGGGTAACCATTACCGGCACGCTGAGGGCTGGAGAGAGGCTGACGGCCGATTTTAGTGCGCTTCGGGATCGTGACGGGATACCGGACCAGGATAGTAGTGGCGATCTGAGCGCGGATGATCTGACCTTTCAATGGAAGAAGGGTGGCGTCGATATTGCCGGTGCGAGAGGTGCCAGCTATGTGCTGGCGGCTGATGATGTTGGCGGGCAGATAACGGTAAAGGTATCCTGGCGGGATGCTGGTGGGACCGATGAGAGCGTGACCTCAACACCGACCACGGCTATCACCGCAGCTAATCAAGTCCCAACCGGCGGGGTAACCATTACCGGCACGCTGAGGGCTGGAGAGAGGCTGACGGCCGATTTTAGTGCGCTTCGGGATGCTGACGGGATACCGGACCAGGATAGTAGTGGCGGTCTGAGCGCGGATGATCTGACCTTTCAATGGAAGAAGGATGGCGTCGATATTGCCGGTGCGAGAGGTGCCAGCTATGAGCTGACGGCTGATGATGTTGGCGGGCAGATAACGGTAAAGGTATCCTGGCGGGATGCTGGTGGGACCGATGAGAGCGTGACCTCAACACCGACCACGGCTATCACCGCAGCTAATCAAGCCCCAACCGGCGGGGTAACCATTACCGGCACGCTGAGGGCTGGAGAGAGGCTGACGGCCGATTTTAGTGCGCTTCGGGATGCTGACGGGATACCGGACCAGGATAGTAGTGGCGGTCTGAGCGCGGATGATCTGACCTTTCAATGGAAGAAGGATGGCGTCGATATTGCCGGTGCGAGAGGTGAAAGCTATGTGCTGGCGGCTGATGATGTTGGCGGGCAGATAACGGTAAAGGTATCCTGGCGGGATGCTGGTGGGACCGATGAGAGCGTGACCTCAACACCGACCACGGCTATCACCGCAGCTAATCAAGCCCCAACCGGCGGGGTAACCATTACCGGCACGCTGAGGGCTGGAGAGAGGCTGACGGCCGATTTTAGTGCGCTTCAGGATCGTGACGGGATACCGGACCAGGATAGTAGTGGCGGTCTGAGCGCGGATGATCTGACCTTTCAATGGAAGAAGGATGGCGTCGATATTGCCGGTGCGAGAGGTGCCAGCTATGAGCTGACGGCTGATGATGTTGGCGGGCAGATAACGGTAAAGGTATCCTGGCGGGATGCTGGTGGGACCGATGAGAGCGTGACCTCAACACCGACCACGGCTATCACCGCAGCTAATCAAGCCCCAACCGGCGGGGTAACCATTACCGGCACGCTGAGGGCTGGAGAGAGGCTGACGGCCGATTTTAGTGCGCTTCGGGATGCTGACGGGATACCGGACCAGGATAGTAGTGGCGGTCTGAGCGCGGATGATCTGACCTTTCAATGGAAGAAGGATGGCGTCGATATTGCCGGTGCGAGAGGTGCCAGCTATGAGCTGACGGCTGATGATGTTGGCGGGCAGATAACGGTAAAGGTATCCTGGCGGGATGCTGGTGGGACCGATGAGAGCGTGACCTCAACACCGACCACGGCTATCACCGCAGCTAATCAAGCCCCAACCGGCGGGGTAACCATTACCGGCACGCTGAGGGCTGGAGAGAGGCTGACGGCCGATTTTAGTGCGCTTCAGGATCGTGACGGGATACCGGACCAGGATAGTAGTGGCGGTCTGAGCGCGGATGATCTGACCTTTCAATGGAAGAAGGGTGGCGTCGATATTGCCGGTGCGAGAGGTGCCAGCTATGTGCTGGCGGCTGATGATGTTGGCGGGCAGATAACGGTAAAGGTATCCTGGCGGGATGCTGGTGGGACCGATGAGAGCGTGACCTCAACACCGACCACGGCTATCACCGCAGCTAATCAAGTCCCAACCGGCGGGGTAACCATTACCGGCACGCTGAGGGCTGGAGAGAGGCTGACGGCCGATTTTAGTGCGCTTCAGGATCGTGACGGGATACCGGACCAGGATAGTAGTGGCGATCTGAGCGCGGATGATCTGACCTTTCAATGGAAGAAGGATGGCGTCGATATTGCCGGTGCGAGAGGTGCCAGCTATGAGCTGACGGCTGATGATGTTGGCGGGCAGATAACGGTAAAGGTATCCTGGCGGGATGCTGGTGGGACCGATGAGAGCGTGACCTCAACACCGACCGCGGCTATCACCGCAGCTGCTGAACCCAGCACTCCACCGGCGAATACGGGACCAACTATTTTGCTTTATATGACAGAAACGCCGGTTCTGAGACATACACAGTCCGAGGCGGCTGACACGGGCTTTATTGTCAGTACGACTGACCCAGATGAAGGCGATGAAGTCACCTTGTTGGTTAGCGATGAGAGATTTGAGATTGTGAATGGTAGCCTGCGAATCAAAGCCAACCAGACCTTTGATTTTGCAAATGAACCAATCATTAGAGTGACAATTACCGCCACAGATCGGAGTGGGACGCCCGACAGGCAGGTTGTCTATGTTATGGCTCCTGAAGAAACCTTACCCAGCCCGGCACTCTATACCAAAGAAAGGGATGTGACGGTTCCCGATCTCGCCATATCGGGTGATTTTACGATTGAAGGTTGGATGTATTTTACGACTCGTGGCAATGCAATTTCTGATCGAACCGATGGGATGTTCAGGGGGGTGACCGCTTCGGGTGAGAAGATCACGTTGAATTTTCTTGACAATAAGGCGCGGCTATTTATCGGCGCTAATGCAATGAATCACCTCAAGGCCACAGCAGACGTGAAAGGACAACCACCGGTATATAACCCTGAAAATGACTATGTTGTTTCAAAAAAGGTGGTTGCTGTGTCGCAGTGGCTGCATTTTGCGCTGGTACGCGAAAATGGCGCTTTGAGGCTCTATCAGGATGGTGAACTGGTCAGTGAAGTCTTGACGACTAAAATGTGGAGCGCTGATTTTACCCTCAAGCAGATTGCCAAAGGGTGGACCAACGATAGCGGCCTGAATGGGCAGATGGATGAATTTCGGGTATGGAACATGGCACGTACTGAAACAGATATTCAGGACAATATGCGTTCGCGTGTCGATCCATCTGATGTTGATTTGTTACGTTATTATAAATTTGATAAGCCGGGTGTTATCAAGGATTCGATTACGCATGGAACACCGGCTGCAGATGTGACTTTGCCTACCCGTGATGAGGACCTAAAAATTGGTGGTAGTAACGATGCTGAAATTCTGAACCCAATCGAAATTGACAATCAGGGGTTTGAGGCGCCAATCCAGATAGGGCTTGTTGATGACGAAATTCCGTTGGATAAATGGGTGTTCACCGGCGAGTCAGGTACGTTTATGCCCCCAGCTGATGATCTTAACAACGGTGCGCCCGAGGGCCACAATGTGGCATATATCAATGGGCGCGGAGAGATTTCACAAACACTTTCGACGCTTCTTACGCGGGCAGACGGCGTGCGTTATCTTGATTATGTGCTGAAGCTGACGCTTGGTGATTCCAGTGCAGATATTGGCGATGCTGCCAGTTGGGAAGTGGCACTTTATGCTGGTGACACGCTGATAGGGCGGTTGACCAGTCAAGATGTGCGATTGAGTAGCGGGACTGTGTCCGAAGCGGTGCTGGTCGTTGATGCCGCACGGCTTTACAAACTCAGCCTTCATAAAGCTGTTTATGGACAGAAGCTGAAAATCGTTCTGCGTGACTCAGGTGATTCCGAGGGGTGGATCAGATTTGACGATGTACAACTTTATTCACGTGCGTCTAATTTTACGCCACGCCTTGATGACAGTGACGGTGACGGGATACCCAAGATACCCAAATTAAGTATCGGCGACAGCATCATGCTGGATTTTCAGGCTGCGGCAAAAGCGATTGGTGATAATCCCGCACCAGTCACATCACAATGGGATCCAGATGGCGTGAATGGACCAAACGGAAATGTCTGGAATCCTTTTACCATTGGCCCAGGTCACACTTATGGTAGCACATGGACAGCAAAAAAGATTGAAGGTGATGGGATCAGAGTCGCGAATCTGAAAACAAGTCATGGCATTGTAACGAAGGTAGGTTTGAAAATCACTGGCAAGATAGGTGCTTATAATTCTGGTAGCAACCCGCGACCCAATCCGAATCATATTGATTCCCTAATCCTAGACCATCATTATTTTGATCTAAAAGGTTTTAAAGCTTATGGCGATAAACGTGTCGCGCCCGATGGCGCGGAAATAACTGGTAAAGAAACACATAGCACGCCCTGGATACCCGGAAGCCAATGGGTGCCAACTAATAACAATTGGGGTGCGCGTGGGCCAGTGACCTATAGCTATACGAATCTACAGCCAGGTATTTATTCGCTCGAATTCTTTATTAACTCCACAGCACATGCGCCCCCGCGTGAATATATGGTCAATATCAACGGTGAGACCGAAGCAGGCGGAACAACGTTGAAATGGGTGACAGTGACATCAGAGGTCACTAATCCAGCTCATGGTCGTGGCGCCGCTGATGCCGACAATCGGATTACGGTTAATAATGTTGAGGTCGGCCAGGATGGTCAACTTACCCTCAGATATAAGGGGCCAAACGACGCGCAGGGTTCAGATCCCAGTCCGGCCGGAATCATTCTGACATACACAGGAAGGCCGGAAACGCCAAGTGGACAAACCCCTGAACAGGTTGAAGACGCGCGTGCCGCCGAGGCGGATATCACCGACATTCCGCCAGAATCACGTTTTAGCTCCGAGCTGGTGATCCCTGCACTTGATGGTGCGACCGATCTTGAGTTTCTGCCATCCAACATGCCAGGCAAGGAGCATCTGCAGAACAGCCTGCTGGTCGTGACGCTGGGTGGCAAAGTTTTGAAATATGGTAACCCAAGCGCGGGTGACATTGCCGTGCAAACTGTTCTTGAGATTCCTAGTGCAAATATTCTGACTAAGAGTGGCGAACGTGGCCTGTTCGCTATTGAGATAGATCCATCATTCAATCAGAATGGATTTTTCTATCTGATGTATACAAAAGCTGTTGGCAATGGAAAGCATCTGACCACTGTATCGCGCTTTACCTATAGTGAAACGGAAGAAAGAACGCCAGATAGCGCCAGTATTCTGAGTAGTGAAACGGTTTTGTGGCAGGAACATGATCCTAATTTTGTGGACAATTATGCACACCAGGGTGGTGGTCTTGCCATCGGCTGGAGTCCAAGCGATGGTAGGGCGAAGCCAGAAATTCTGACCGCTGATGATCGCCAGCATTTTAAGATTTTTATCACTACAGGCGAAGAATTTCAGGAGAAAAATTCCCGCAATCTGGGGCATTCAGACGGCAAGACACATCGGATCAATCTTGATGGGTCGATCCCCAGTGATAATCCCTATTATGATGCAGATGTGGCAGGTAAATACGACATCAGCAATCCGGCCTCAGCAATCGCGAGAACCACATCGGGCACTGTGACCTATGCGATCTCGGATGGAGCGGATAAGGATAAATTCGACATTAATGTCAACACCGGTGTCGTGACCTTCAAAACGAATTCGGATTTTGACAGCCGGGCTGATGCCGACCAAGACAATATCTATGTCATCAAAGTCCGGGCGACCATAGTGGATGGTTCATATACCGAAAGTATAGAGCAGACGGTATCGATCAAGCTAAGTAAAAGCGTTGTCAAGCCCCCGAGTTTTGAGAATAGCGATCCGGTCATTGTTCCCGTCTTGGAAGGTACCACCGATACCGACTATACAGCGAGTCACCTCTCGGAAATTCTTGAGAAGCGATTGATGACCATCTGGTCCTATGGATTGCGTAATCCGTGGCGGGCTTGGTTTGATGATGAAACGGGCATGTTGTTTATCGGCGAGGTCGGTGGCAATAACAATAACGCGGGAAAATCAACCGAGGATATCCATATTGCCTATAAGAATGCCGATCATGGTTGGATAGGGGATGGCTCGGAAACAACTTTTAATAAAAATGATGGTGGAACGCCACTGTATCTCTATTCTCATTTTAACGGACCGGGACGAGATGGTAACATTCTGAATGGCCCTGCCGGTGCCTCGATCACGGGTGGGGTGGTGTATCGGTATAAAGGCGATGGTGAATTCAAGTTTCCAGACGAATATCAAGGTCGCTATATGTATGGTGACTGGATACGGACTGTGATTCATTCATTAAAGCTGGAACCTGTGGCATCGCCAGTGGCTGGTGGTCATAAAATGAAAGTGGCTGAAATTAAGGGCGACCAGTTTATGACTAATATGGCTGGTAGGCCATTGGCGATGACAGTTGGGCCGGACGGCGCGCTATATGTCATTACAACGCATCAGGTAGGTGGTATTTTCGATTTCACCAGCCGTATATTTCGGGTGGTTTTTGGCAATAATTTACCACTTACGGGCACAGGGATTGTTATAGGTGAGGAGCAAAAGGAATCCGACACAGCCCCACATACTGTAACCTTTACCGCCGATGTCGAGGATCCAGATGGGGCAGATTCGCAACTACGCTATAAATGGTACTTTGATCATGGAGGGGACAATAGTCTGGTGGCAGAAGGGCGCCAGGTAACGTATACATATACCAGCCTTGGGGTGTATGATGTGTTGCTTGAAGTTACCGATTTCAGGGGCAAAGTGACGCGCTTTGAGACCCGCAAAATCAAGATCGGAAAGCGTCCAGAAGTGAGTTTTAGCGAGATCAAGGAAGAAGGTTTGGAAACAAATATTCAACCTGATGACTCAACATACCGATTCAAGGCGGGACATGAAGTGCGCCTGAAAGCCACCGCTATTGACCCTGATCTTCCTATTGGTAATCAAAGTTTGGATTCATCTGACATCAGATGGTCGTCGCAGCTGAAGCATAATGAGCATTCGCATCCCGGAGGTGACGGCGTGATGGATAAGGATGGCTATATCATCTTTTTCATCCCAAACACAGGGCATGGTTATCCTGGCCCCACCTATTACAGAGTCACGCCATCGATACGCGATGGTTCCGGGATGACCGGATACAATCCATATAATTTGAAGGTTAAAAAAACCACACTCGAGCTGGTCGCACCTGGCGATGATTATCAGTTCCTACGCCTTAAATCGCCAGATAATCCCAGTTCCGGATCGCATAGGTTTAGTGATGTTGCTGTCGGATTTCTCGATGTGTTTGTGGCACAACCTTTCTATATTGACGGTTTGACAAGGCGTGTATTCTCGCATTGGAAAATCAATGGCGTTGATGAAAGGCAAAAGAACAATCCGGTTTTGCTCTATCAAATACCAGATCAAGCCAACTTAAGTTTAGAACCAATTTATGTGCTGGCCAATTCAGACCGATATTATCTGAGGCTAGATGGGACTACACCTGTATCTCTTGGAAATCAGCCCATTGAACTAAGCGGGGACTTCACCATTGAGATGCAGGTGAGTATTGATGAGCCTTTGAACAATAATGACTCACTTTTATTTGGAACAATTACAGACGGTGGAGCACCCAAAACCTTTGATATGAATTTCTACCAGCAACTGTTTCGCATTTATGACGGTATAAACCATGCCGTGGTGACACAGAAAGTTGAGGCCAATACATGGTTTCATATCGCGCTTGTCAGGCAGAACGACACCATTACCGTTTATCTGGATGGAGTGCCCATTAATGCCACAGGCCGTTTAAGTTGGGTCGGAAATGTGACGGTTACGCATATAGGCAAGTCAATTTCGTCGTCACAGGATTTCATGGGTAAGATGGATAATATCAGATTCTGGAATACCGCCCGATCCCAGCAACAGATTAATGAAAATAAAGAAAGGGATGTAGAGGCAGACGAAAATGGGTTGTTACGTAAATATAGCTTTGATAGCGATTCGAGTCGTATAGTTGACGATACCAATAATTCAAGACCACTTCCCCTTTTTTCGGATGGATCCATATCGATAGACCCTCCTAGAGGGGGTTCTAACGTATTCAAATACTTTCATTTTGATGGTACGAGAGGCATTGATATTCCCGACTGGCAGGTTGCAGCAGACCAGGATTTTACCATGGAAACATGGGTTAGGGTTTCCACGCCGCTGTCACCGGTGGATGGCGTATTCTGGGGATTCAAGGATGACTCAAATACAAATTTAGCAGTCCTTATTAATGCGCGGTGGTGGCGATTTAGGGATCTGGAGTACGCGGAGACGAACCATGGTGATATTGTTAGTGCGGGTAAACCTTTTGAAAAAAATCAGTGGGTACATATCGCCCTGACACGCGAAAGTGGTGTTCTTAAACAATATATCAATGGTGAATATTCTGTTTGGAGTAATTTACAAAATAATTCTTGGACAGATGCTTTCACGATCACAGATATAGGCAAAGGTTTTTATAATGGCTTCTTTGAAGGTGACCTCTATAACATTCGTTTCTGGAATACAGCCCGAAATGCAAACCAGATAAAGCAAAATAAACATAGGGAACTGGAAAACGAAGATGGTTTAGCTCGCCAGTACCGTTTTGATAAAGCCAACCATAGAATAATCGATGTGACCGAAAATGAAAATTCCGAAAACCGCGCCATATCTTTGCCAAGGGATGAGAAAGAAACAGCTTCATCACCACATATTGGTCTGGTCAGAAGCAATGGCGAGCCACTTACGACCGCAGAAAATCGTCCACCTGTGCCGGTGCCAGACTTTAAGGCTGTACCACACGATACTCCCGCGTTGATTGGTGTTACGGGAAACGATGCCGACGACAAGACCCTAGCCAAGAATCTTATTTTACTTGATTATCATCGTATTGAGATCATCAGTGATGATCGCACGCCGGCACAAAAAGAATCTGGAACCAATGTGGGCAACGTCACAATCGATACGGCAAATAAGAATGTTACCTTTACGCCACAGAATAATTTTCACGGTAAGGTAAAGATTTTTTACAAAATCACCGATGCCGATGGTGCAGAAGCGGAAGGCTATATTATGATAAGGGTTGGTGCGCCCCCACCTGATCAGGATTCCAGCCCAGGTGAGGATGCACATAATAGTGGTAGTTCGGAGTTACTGCCAAGTGTTTCTCCGCTTGTCGAGATGCAGTTCAGTATGCAAGATATGGCGTTGCAAGATATGGCGTTGGACGTTATGTAG